One window of Brachionichthys hirsutus isolate HB-005 chromosome 21, CSIRO-AGI_Bhir_v1, whole genome shotgun sequence genomic DNA carries:
- the raraa gene encoding retinoic acid receptor alpha-A — translation MVYTCHREKNCIINKVTRNRCQYCRLQKCLEVGMSKESVRNDRNKKKKDEKKQESTESYVLSPDTEQMIDRVRKAHKETFPSLCQLGKYTTTNSSETRVALDVDLWDKFSELSTKCIIKTVEFAKQLPGFTTLTIADQITLLKAACLDILILRICTRYTPEQDTMTFSDGLTLNRTQMHNAGFGPLTDLVFAFANQLLPLEMDDAETGLLSAICLLCGDRQDLEQAEKVDILQEPLLEALKIYVRRRRPHKPHMFPKMLMKITDLRSISAKGAERVITLKMEIPGSMPPLIQEMLENSEGLESGAAGSRPSGAPPGSCSPSLSPSSAQSSPATQSP, via the exons ATGGTGTACACTTGTCACCGGGAGAAGAACTGCATCATCAACAAAGTCACCCGCAACCGCTGCCAGTACTGTCGGCTACAGAAGTGCCTGGAAGTCGGGATGTCCAAGGAGT cggTGAGAAATGACCggaacaagaagaaaaaggacgAGAAGAAGCAGGAGAGCACCGAGAGCTACGTGCTGAGTCCCGACACAGAGCAGATGATTGACAGGGTTCGCAAGGCGCACAAGGAAACCTTCCCTTCACTCTGCCAGTTGGGAAAATACACTACG ACCAACAGCTCAGAGACGCGCGTCGCCTTAGACGTAGACCTGTGGGACAAGTTCAGTGAACTCTCCACCAAGTGCATCATAAAGACGGTGGAGTTCGCCAAGCAGTTGCCCGGCTTCACGACGCTCACCATCGCCGATCAGATCACGCTGCTTAAAGCAGCCTGTCTGGACATCCTG aTTCTCCGGATCTGTACGCGCTACACGCCGGAGCAAGACACCATGACTTTCTCAGATGGACTCACGCTAAACCGAACCCAGATGCACAACGCTGGATTCGGACCCCTCACCGACCTGGTTTTTGCCTTTGCCAAccagctcctccctctggaAATGGATGATGCGGAGACGGGACTGCTTAGCGCCATCTGTTTGCTCTGTGGAG ATCGTCAGGACTTGGAACAGGCGGAGAAGGTGGACATCCTGCAGGAGCCCCTCCTGGAGGCGTTGAAGATTtacgtgaggaggaggaggccccaCAAGCCGCATATGTTCCCCAAGATGCTGATGAAGATCACTGACCTGAGAAGCATCAGTGCTAAAG GAGCTGAGCGTGTCATTACCCTGAAGATGGAGATCCCCGGATCCATGCCTCCTCTCATCCAGGAGATGCTGGAGAACTCAGAAGGTCTGGAAAGTGGGGCTGCAGGCAGCCGGCCCAGTGGTGCCCCCCCAGGCAGCTGCAGCCCCAGCCTGTCACCTAGCTCTGCCCAAAGCAGTCCCGCGACGCAGTCTCCCTAG